The DNA sequence TGGCAAAAACCTCGGATTTAATACGGCTGTCATACGCAATGGCTACCCTGGGGCGGCGGCCCTGCACATGTTTGTTTAGATAATTGGCCAGTCCCTGAGTTGCCTGCCCCACCGTGTAAACGTTCATGCGGTTGGTGCCGGCACCGATGATGCCGCGCAGACCCGCTGTACCAAAGGAAAGGCTGCGGTAGAAACGGTCGTTAATCTCATCCGGCTTATTTTTAATCTCCCGCAGTTCCTTCATAAGGTCCGGGTCCGCCAAATCCTGCGCGAGCCATTTTTCATACTCCGTCATACAAAAATCCTCCTGTCCAGTTTCCATGCCGCGTCTTTTTGGCGCGGATACTTTTACCATTAGATTACCATTTCATGATTTATAAGTCAATGCAGATGCACAATATTTGTAACAATACCGGCCCCTGTAATGTCGACATAACCATACGTTCCCGTGCTGCCGTGCAGGGAGCCGGGGTTGAGGATATAAAGACCGCTGTCGTATGCGGTGAGCGCCTCATGCGTGTGGCCAAAAAGCAAAACCTGCGCGCCGTTTTCACGGGCGGCCTGCTCCACCTCATCCATGCCGTACTTTACGTGCTCGGCGTAGCCGTGCGTCATGTAAAAAGTGACGCCGCCAATCTTTTCTATCAGGCGGGCAGGCAGTTTGCTGCCCCAGTCACAGTTGCCGCGCACCATATAAAAAGTCTTTTCCGGAAAGGAAGCCTGCACTTCCCGTGCTTCTTCCTC is a window from the Caproicibacterium lactatifermentans genome containing:
- a CDS encoding metallophosphoesterase family protein, whose amino-acid sequence is MRILVVSDTHRDRWALHRALVAQPKARTVIHLGDGEEEAREVQASFPEKTFYMVRGNCDWGSKLPARLIEKIGGVTFYMTHGYAEHVKYGMDEVEQAARENGAQVLLFGHTHEALTAYDSGLYILNPGSLHGSTGTYGYVDITGAGIVTNIVHLH